From Apus apus isolate bApuApu2 chromosome 13, bApuApu2.pri.cur, whole genome shotgun sequence, a single genomic window includes:
- the ZCCHC10 gene encoding zinc finger CCHC domain-containing protein 10 isoform X2: protein MATPMHRLIARRQAEANKQHVRCQKCLEFGHWTYECTGKRKYLHRPSRTAQLAQILKEKEKQLLLQQSTGESTAERKTKKKRSKSVTSSSSSSSDSSASDSSSDSEDSSTSSSSDDSDSDESSSTSSSSPSSSSSSSSSEFDSDSSSSSSSSSSTDSSSDDEPPKKKKKK, encoded by the exons ATGGCGACTCCCATGCACCGCCTCATCGCCCGCAGACAGGC GGAGGCAAACAAGCAGCATGTGCGATGTCAGAAATGTTTAGAGTTTGGACATTGGACCTATGAATgtacagggaagagaaaataccTGCATAGACCTTCAAGGACAGCCCAATTAGCACaaattcttaaagaaaaagaaaagcaactatTGCTGCAACAAAg CACTGGAGAAAGTACTGCAGAAAGgaagaccaagaaaaaaag atCAAAAAGTGTGACcagttccagcagcagcagtagtgACAGTTCAGCTAGTGATTCCTCATCTGACAGTGAAGATTCTTCTACCTCCTCTTCTTCTGATGACAGTGACAGTGACGAGAGCTCCTCCACTTCCTCATCTTCTCCATCCTCGAGTAGTAGTTCCTCTTCTTCAGAGTTTGATTCAGATTCTagttcctccagcagcagcagcagcagcacagacagtAGCTCTGATGATGAGccaccaaagaaaaagaagaagaaatag
- the ZCCHC10 gene encoding zinc finger CCHC domain-containing protein 10 isoform X1 has translation MEYFSFKFLFYEESREANKQHVRCQKCLEFGHWTYECTGKRKYLHRPSRTAQLAQILKEKEKQLLLQQSTGESTAERKTKKKRSKSVTSSSSSSSDSSASDSSSDSEDSSTSSSSDDSDSDESSSTSSSSPSSSSSSSSSEFDSDSSSSSSSSSSTDSSSDDEPPKKKKKK, from the exons ATGGAATACTTTTCTTTCAAGTTCCTCTTTTATGAGGAGTCAAG GGAGGCAAACAAGCAGCATGTGCGATGTCAGAAATGTTTAGAGTTTGGACATTGGACCTATGAATgtacagggaagagaaaataccTGCATAGACCTTCAAGGACAGCCCAATTAGCACaaattcttaaagaaaaagaaaagcaactatTGCTGCAACAAAg CACTGGAGAAAGTACTGCAGAAAGgaagaccaagaaaaaaag atCAAAAAGTGTGACcagttccagcagcagcagtagtgACAGTTCAGCTAGTGATTCCTCATCTGACAGTGAAGATTCTTCTACCTCCTCTTCTTCTGATGACAGTGACAGTGACGAGAGCTCCTCCACTTCCTCATCTTCTCCATCCTCGAGTAGTAGTTCCTCTTCTTCAGAGTTTGATTCAGATTCTagttcctccagcagcagcagcagcagcacagacagtAGCTCTGATGATGAGccaccaaagaaaaagaagaagaaatag
- the HSPA4 gene encoding heat shock 70 kDa protein 4 has translation MSVVGIDLGFQSCYVAVARAGGIETIANEYSDRSTPSCISFGPKNRSIGAAAKSQVISNAKNTVQSFKRFHGRAFSDPFVQAEKASLAYELVQLPTGSTGIKAMYMEEERNFTIEQVTGMLLTKLKETAENALKKPVVDCVVSVPCFYTDAERRSVMDATQIAGLNCLKLINETTAVALAYGIYKQDLPALEEKPRNVVFVDMGHSAYQVSVCAFNKGKLKVLATSFDTTLGGRKFDEVLVEYFCEEFGKKYKLDIKSKIRALLRLYQECEKLKKLMSANASDLPMNIECFMNDIDVSGTMNRSKFLEMCDDLLARVEPPLRSVLEQAKLKKEDIYAVEIVGGTTRIPAVKEKISKFFGKEVSTTLNADEAVARGCALQCAILSPAFKVREFSITDVILYPISLRWNSPAEDGLSDCEVFPKNHPAPFSKVLTFYRKEPFTLEAYYSSPKELPYPDPAIAHFLVQKVTPQTDGSSSKVKVKVRVNIHGIFSVSSASLVEVHKSDENEEPMETDQHAKEEEKMQVDQEEQQKTEEQQQPQPENKAESEEMETSQADSKDKKVDQPPQAKKAKVKTTTVDLPIENQLVWQIGKDMLNLLIENEGKMIMQDKLEKERNDAKNAVEEYVYDMRDKLCSIYEKFVSEDDRNSFTLKLEDTENWLYEDGEDQPKQIYIDKLTELKTLGQPIQARFQESEERPKAFEDLGKQIQQYMKTVQAFKAKDEQYDHLDEADVAKVEKSANEAMEWMNNKLNLQNKRSLTLDPVIKAKEIQAKTKELANICNPIVTKPKPKVELPKEEQKPAEPNGPVEGQGDANGGSQGAEQGPAAPTAPEKKLPEMDID, from the exons ATGTCGGTTGTGGGCATCGACTTGGGTTTCCAGAGCTGTTACGTGGCTGTGGCCCGCGCCGGCGGCATCGAGACCATCGCTAATGAGTACAGCGACCGCAGCACGCC ATCATGTATATCCTTTGGACCTAAGAATCGCTCGATTGGGGCTGCAGCTAAAAGCCAG gttatttcaaatgcaaagaaTACAGTACAAAGTTTTAAAAGATTTCATGGTCGTGCATTCTCAGATCCCTTTGTTCAAGCTGAAAAAGCAAGCCTTGCCTATGAACTTGTCCAGCTGCCAACAGGCTCAACTGGCATCAAG GCCATGTatatggaagaagaaagaaactttACTATTGAGCAGGTGACAGGAATGCTCCTCACCAAACTGAAGGAGACTGCTGAGAATGCGCTCAAGAAGCCTGTGGTTGACTGTGTTGTTTCT GTTCCCTGTTTCTACACAGATGCAGAAAGGAGGTCTGTGATGGATGCCACACAGATTGCTGGTCTCAACTGTCTGAAGCTAATAAATGAAACAACTGCAG TTGCCCTGGCATATGGAATCTATAAGCAAGACCTGCCTGCCTTGGAAGAGAAGCCACGGAATGTTGTTTTTGTGGATATGGGGCATTCTGCATATCAAGTTTCTGTTTGTGCATTCaacaaaggaaaactaaaa gttctTGCTACATCCTTTGATACAACACTTGGAGGCAGGAAGTTTGATGAGGTGTTAGTTGAATACTTCTGTGAAGAGTTTGGCAAGAAATACAAACTGGACATCAAGTCAAAGATTCGTGCATTGTTGAGGCTATACCAGGAgtgtgaaaaactgaaaaaactgaTGAGTGCCAATGCCTCTGACCTCCCCATGAACATAGAGTGCTTCATGAATGACATAGATGTCTCTGGGACAATGAACAG AAGCAAATTTTTGGAGATGTGTGATGACCTCCTGGCAAGAGTGGAGCCACCCCTCCGCAGTGTGCTGGAGCAGGCCA AGTTAAAGAAGGAGGATATTTATGCAGTAGAGATAGTTGGTGGTACCACAAGAATCCCTGCTGTAAAAGAGAAGATCAGTAAATTTTTTGGCAAAGAAGTCAGCACGACTTTGAATGCAGATGAGGCCGTTGCACGAGGTTGTGCCCTGCAG TGTGCTATCCTGTCCCCAGCATTCAAAGTGAGAGAGTTTTCTATCACAGATGTGATTCTCTATCCTATTTCTTTGCGATGGAATTCACCAGCAGAGGATGGGCTAAg tgactGTGAGGTCTTTCCCAAGAACCATCCGGCTCCATTTTCCAAGGTCCTCACATTCTACAGGAAGGAACCTTTTACCCTTGAGGCATACTACAGTTCTCCCAAGGAGCTGCCTTACCCAGATCCTGCTATAG CTCACTTCTTGGTTCAGAAGGTCACTCCTCAAACAGATGGATCCAGTTCAAAAGTGAAAGTCAAAGTTAGAGTAAATATCCATGGTATCTTCAGTGTTTCAAGTGCATCTTTAGTGGAGGTTCATAAATCTGATGAGAATGAAGAGCCTATGGAAACAGATCAGCATGCAAAAGAGGAAGAG AAGATGCAAGTAGACCAGGAAGAGCAACAAAAGactgaagaacagcagcaacCTCAACCTGAAAACAAGGCAGAGTCTGAAGAAATGGAG ACCTCTCAGGCTGACTCAAAAGACAAGAAAGTGGATCAACCTCCTCAAGCCAAGAAGGCTAAAGTAAAGACTACTACTGTGGACCTGCCCATTGAGAACCAGTTGGTGTGGCAGATAGGGAAGGATATGCTGAACTTACTCATTGAGAATGAG GGTAAAATGATAATGcaggacaagctggagaaagagaggaatGATGCCAAGAATGCAGTGGAAGAATATGTGTATGATATGAGAGATAAACTCTGCAGTATTTATGAGAAATTCGTTAGTGAAGAT GATCGTAACAGTTTCACTCTGAAGCTGGAAGATACAGAAAACTGGCTTTATGAAGATGGGGAAGACCAACCCAAACAAATTTACATTGATAAATTGACAGAATTGAAG ACTCTGGGTCAACCTATTCAGGCAAGATTTCAAGAATCGGAGGAAAGACCAAAAGCATTTGAGGACTTAGGGAAGCAAATTCAACAGTACATGAAAACTGTCCAGGCATTCAAAGCGAAG GATGAACAGTATGACCATCTAGATGAAGCAGATGTAGCAAAGGTGGAGAAGAGTGCAAATGAAGCTATGGAGTGGATGAACAATAAACTTAATCTTCAGAACAAGAGAAGTCTTACTTTGGACCCGGTTATAAAAGCTAAAGAGATACAAGCTAAAACAAAA GAATTGGCAAATATTTGTAATCCTATAgtcacaaaacccaaacccaaagtGGAACTCCCAAAGGAGGAGCAGAAACCAGCGGAACCCAACGGACCAGTGGAGGGACAGGGAGATGCCAATGGGGGGTCCCAGGGGGCTGAGcagggccctgctgcccccactGCCCCTGAGAAGAAGCTTCCTGAAATGGACATTGACTGA